The following are encoded in a window of Bacillus xiapuensis genomic DNA:
- a CDS encoding PucR family transcriptional regulator, translating into MLKKLQSYFPTAIATSAPPSLFRNDLIWFKDDNSEPLWLGIPKAEMIEEQFELLSALYECVSPRQNKHLSNSAMEWYSFLFEEKNTPKTVTGGTQIRFIQFQVTNHDQCIKELEEAIKEYFHNSLAFIWLDGNNGLIVEEKSQVSYEEDEFYSISITLENEFYILAKFYIGKYRNPDLDFFRKSYFLERELFIEARRNQSGERVFSFERILPVIVSASLPQISKTILNMDLIPLLREDPELRRTIQGFLEHNSNATLAAKKLHVHRNTLQYRMDKFTEKTGINLKDFQSSLTIYLACLMSKGS; encoded by the coding sequence ATGCTAAAAAAACTACAGTCTTATTTTCCAACGGCAATTGCCACAAGTGCGCCGCCATCCCTTTTCAGAAATGATCTTATTTGGTTTAAAGATGACAATAGTGAGCCTTTGTGGCTTGGAATTCCAAAGGCAGAGATGATTGAAGAACAGTTTGAATTATTGAGCGCCTTATACGAATGTGTATCACCCAGGCAGAACAAACATCTTTCGAACTCGGCAATGGAGTGGTATTCTTTCTTATTCGAAGAAAAGAATACTCCCAAAACCGTAACAGGGGGAACTCAAATTCGTTTTATTCAATTTCAAGTTACAAATCATGACCAATGCATTAAGGAATTGGAAGAAGCGATTAAAGAATACTTCCATAACTCTCTTGCTTTTATTTGGCTTGATGGAAACAATGGACTTATTGTTGAAGAAAAATCACAGGTTTCCTATGAAGAAGATGAGTTTTATTCTATCTCGATTACACTTGAGAATGAATTTTATATCTTAGCAAAGTTTTATATCGGAAAATATAGGAACCCTGACTTAGACTTTTTCCGGAAATCATATTTTCTGGAAAGAGAATTATTTATAGAAGCTAGAAGAAATCAATCAGGGGAAAGGGTCTTTTCATTTGAAAGAATCTTGCCCGTAATCGTGTCTGCAAGCCTTCCCCAAATTTCCAAGACCATACTCAATATGGATCTTATTCCCCTTTTAAGAGAAGATCCTGAACTAAGGAGGACCATACAAGGTTTTCTTGAACATAATTCGAATGCTACCCTCGCCGCTAAGAAACTCCATGTTCATCGAAATACTTTACAATACCGAATGGATAAATTTACTGAGAAAACAGGCATTAATCTCAAAGACTTTCAAAGCTCACTTACGATTTATCTTGCCTGTTTGATGTCAAAAGGCAGTTAA
- a CDS encoding ABC transporter ATP-binding protein, translating into MAELKLEHIYKIYDNKVTAVEDFNLHIKDQEFIVFVGPSGCGKSTTLRMIAGLEEISKGDFYIDSRRVNDVAPKDRDIAMVFQNYALYPHMTIYDNIAFGLKLRKYPKEEIDRRVKEAAQILGLEDYLKRKPKALSGGQRQRVALGRAIVRDAKVFLMDEPLSNLDAKLRVHMRAEIVKLHRRLGTTTVYVTHDQTEAMTMATRIVVMKDGVIQQIGTPKEVYDNPENIFVGGFIGSPSMNFFNGKLEEGHVIIGKQRFAIPEGKLRTLRDKDYVGKDIIFGVRPEDIHDEPVFIETFHGSKLTISVDVAELTGAETMVYSSLEGQDFVARIDSRSNITAGTKMELAFDMNKVHFFDKESELRIR; encoded by the coding sequence ATGGCAGAATTAAAGTTAGAACATATATATAAGATATATGACAATAAAGTAACAGCGGTGGAAGACTTTAATCTTCATATAAAGGATCAGGAATTCATTGTGTTTGTTGGTCCTTCCGGCTGTGGAAAGTCAACGACACTTCGAATGATTGCGGGACTTGAGGAAATCTCTAAAGGTGATTTCTATATAGATAGCCGCCGGGTTAACGATGTGGCCCCTAAGGATAGAGATATTGCTATGGTTTTCCAAAACTATGCTCTTTATCCACATATGACGATTTACGACAATATTGCATTTGGATTAAAGCTCCGTAAATATCCTAAAGAGGAAATTGACCGTCGAGTGAAGGAAGCTGCACAAATCTTAGGACTGGAAGATTATTTAAAAAGAAAACCAAAGGCACTTTCAGGTGGACAGCGGCAACGTGTGGCATTGGGACGTGCGATTGTGAGGGATGCAAAGGTATTCCTGATGGACGAGCCATTATCAAATCTTGATGCCAAGCTTCGTGTTCATATGCGTGCAGAGATTGTTAAACTTCACCGTCGTTTAGGAACAACAACTGTTTATGTAACACATGACCAAACGGAAGCCATGACAATGGCTACACGTATTGTTGTTATGAAGGACGGGGTTATTCAACAAATTGGAACACCGAAAGAAGTGTATGATAATCCGGAAAATATTTTTGTCGGTGGATTTATCGGGTCCCCTTCTATGAACTTTTTCAACGGTAAGCTTGAAGAAGGACACGTGATCATTGGAAAACAAAGGTTTGCGATTCCAGAAGGAAAATTGAGAACACTTCGCGATAAAGACTACGTAGGAAAGGATATCATCTTTGGGGTTAGACCAGAAGATATTCATGATGAACCAGTATTTATTGAAACGTTCCATGGTTCAAAACTTACGATTTCCGTCGATGTAGCTGAGTTAACAGGTGCTGAAACAATGGTATATTCGTCACTTGAAGGACAGGATTTTGTTGCCCGTATTGATTCACGGTCAAATATTACTGCAGGAACGAAGATGGAACTTGCTTTTGACATGAACAAGGTACATTTCTTCGATAAGGAATCAGAATTAAGAATTCGATAA
- a CDS encoding alpha-glucosidase C-terminal domain-containing protein, with protein MYRKCELLLEDAEKIYAFTRTWRNEKLLVICNFSEESSLITFPNGLQREAKNCLSTIIQ; from the coding sequence GTGTATAGAAAGTGTGAGCTGTTACTAGAAGATGCTGAAAAGATTTATGCCTTCACAAGAACATGGAGAAATGAAAAACTTCTTGTTATTTGTAACTTTTCAGAGGAATCATCTCTAATTACCTTTCCGAATGGTTTGCAAAGGGAAGCCAAAAACTGCTTATCAACAATTATCCAGTAG
- a CDS encoding MATE family efflux transporter, producing the protein MNERIDQYKEQTLFQITWPIFIEIALHMSMGIIATFMLSHYSDAAAAGVGVANQLLNIFIIVFNVTSVGATILIGQKLGAGKLQEAKQMSHSAFGLNFWFGVIVAFIIFIFGDYFLRLFDVQGQVYEYGLIFIRICGLSLFFESLSLALSAILRSYGFTKESMYVTVFMNVISVGGNILALSGIFGLPITGVTGVSWAIVAARAVAVLVLLYLLFRKLSLSMKIKDIIKINREDFSGLLKIGIPSAGEGLSYQFSQLIITGIIVSLGDASLAARVYIVNISMLCYLFSVAISNGTQILVARYFGGQKYDRAFGQGIRSLHISMLTSFIMSLMIALIGAPILRIFTEDPAILAVGIPVLWAIVFIEPGRAMNIVLMNILKSTGDVRFPLITGIIFMWGIAVVFSYILGIHLSLGLLGVWVAQGIDEWVRGLLALKRWKSKSWERKIKVSYVRTK; encoded by the coding sequence TTGAATGAACGAATAGATCAATACAAAGAACAGACTCTCTTTCAAATAACGTGGCCGATTTTTATTGAGATTGCTTTACATATGAGTATGGGAATCATTGCAACATTTATGCTTAGTCATTATTCGGATGCCGCAGCTGCAGGTGTAGGTGTTGCTAACCAGTTACTCAATATTTTTATCATTGTATTTAACGTAACGTCTGTTGGCGCTACGATATTAATTGGACAAAAGCTTGGCGCAGGAAAATTGCAAGAAGCGAAACAAATGTCCCATTCCGCGTTTGGATTAAACTTTTGGTTCGGGGTCATTGTAGCCTTTATCATCTTTATCTTTGGGGATTATTTTCTAAGGTTGTTTGATGTACAAGGACAGGTATATGAGTATGGACTAATCTTCATAAGAATATGTGGTCTTTCTCTTTTCTTTGAATCTCTTTCCCTTGCTCTCAGTGCCATTCTGAGAAGCTATGGGTTTACCAAAGAGTCCATGTATGTGACTGTATTTATGAACGTCATTAGCGTTGGGGGAAATATCCTGGCGCTTTCAGGAATATTCGGTCTTCCGATAACAGGCGTAACAGGGGTTTCATGGGCCATCGTTGCAGCGCGTGCTGTTGCGGTGCTGGTTTTGCTTTATTTGTTATTCAGGAAGCTCTCCTTATCGATGAAGATAAAAGATATCATAAAGATTAATAGAGAAGACTTTAGTGGCCTTCTGAAGATAGGGATTCCATCAGCTGGTGAAGGACTTTCCTATCAATTTTCACAATTAATTATTACTGGTATTATCGTATCACTTGGTGATGCATCGCTGGCAGCTCGAGTATATATTGTGAATATCTCAATGCTCTGTTATTTATTTTCAGTAGCCATTTCAAATGGTACTCAAATTTTAGTTGCCCGTTACTTTGGTGGCCAGAAGTATGACCGGGCTTTTGGGCAGGGAATTCGTTCCTTACATATTTCTATGCTGACATCTTTTATCATGTCATTAATGATTGCATTAATTGGCGCACCGATATTACGCATTTTTACGGAGGATCCAGCAATTTTAGCTGTTGGGATTCCGGTGTTATGGGCAATTGTTTTCATCGAACCAGGTAGAGCGATGAATATTGTGTTAATGAATATTTTAAAATCAACGGGCGATGTTCGTTTTCCGTTAATCACGGGCATCATTTTTATGTGGGGAATTGCGGTTGTTTTCAGTTATATTTTAGGAATTCATCTTAGTCTTGGGTTGCTTGGCGTTTGGGTTGCCCAGGGAATCGATGAATGGGTCAGGGGTCTTCTTGCGCTGAAACGTTGGAAAAGCAAATCTTGGGAGAGAAAAATAAAGGTAAGTTATGTTCGGACGAAATAA
- a CDS encoding ATP-dependent nuclease: protein MKLIKFSVTNYKVFKDTFTIDFSNDSIAILTGRNNTGKSTILEAINCFFQKALKTNAISNDCFSEANKEIVLKAVFESGEDKVTIKKKYNVGTAPKFYDETDVEIKASHELKDKLDEILNNQPFYITPAMLPDDINDLIQNIYSEILKNNLEKLEGNEGNDEEKKLAEEYAQLKRSYPEFLRKLKLNTDRLLEQVSVDVSDSLQTLFSNEHLSLKVVGGESSGFSSSDILKSTNSSVHIDNLKKTEMPLSNQGTGLQRMSLIYLIQNMIEQKLIGEGDNKLLLIDEPEAFLHPEAVRALSRSLYKIGEKMPLMISTHSPILIDLSENHTSIQVFRVGEKEAIQLYRSERDKFNDDDIKNMKILNYVDSYVNEFFFADRIIIVEGDTEYIAFKHLAKVKNENLHIIRARGKDTIGTLMKVLNQFNSNYDVLHDVDNHRKHSSSTLKGQLTKCKKIFKLKEGSNIRVFASIANFENAIGIGDVLNDKKTQTIYEVLHGTSGTDEFVKARRIVGNLFDQIINRDSEKTLNDGFRRINSEEDYEELFAPLIEQKINEEMEERKKETEKKKQEEEKVVSQ from the coding sequence ATGAAATTAATAAAATTTAGTGTTACGAATTATAAGGTGTTTAAAGATACCTTTACCATTGATTTTTCAAATGACTCAATTGCTATTTTAACTGGAAGAAATAATACAGGCAAGTCCACTATATTAGAAGCTATCAATTGTTTCTTTCAAAAAGCGCTTAAAACAAATGCTATTTCTAATGATTGCTTTTCGGAAGCGAATAAAGAAATTGTACTAAAAGCTGTATTTGAGTCTGGTGAAGATAAAGTCACCATCAAAAAGAAATATAACGTGGGAACAGCTCCTAAATTTTATGATGAAACTGATGTTGAAATTAAAGCAAGTCATGAACTAAAAGATAAACTAGATGAGATTTTAAACAATCAACCTTTTTACATAACTCCTGCTATGTTACCAGATGATATTAACGATTTAATTCAAAATATATATTCAGAGATACTTAAAAATAATTTAGAAAAACTTGAGGGAAATGAAGGAAACGATGAAGAAAAAAAATTAGCGGAAGAGTATGCTCAACTCAAAAGGTCGTACCCGGAGTTTTTAAGAAAACTTAAATTAAATACAGATAGACTACTCGAACAAGTAAGTGTTGATGTTTCTGATAGCTTACAAACTTTATTTTCCAATGAACATTTATCTCTAAAGGTAGTAGGTGGAGAAAGTAGCGGTTTTTCTTCATCTGACATACTAAAGTCTACAAATTCAAGTGTTCATATTGATAATTTAAAGAAAACTGAAATGCCATTATCAAATCAAGGAACTGGCTTGCAGAGAATGAGTTTAATATATCTCATTCAGAACATGATAGAGCAAAAACTTATAGGTGAAGGTGACAATAAGTTATTATTGATAGATGAGCCTGAAGCTTTCTTGCACCCAGAAGCGGTTCGAGCACTGAGTCGTTCTCTTTATAAAATTGGTGAAAAAATGCCACTCATGATTTCTACCCATTCACCAATACTTATAGATTTATCAGAGAACCATACGTCTATTCAAGTTTTCCGTGTTGGTGAAAAAGAAGCGATTCAATTATATAGATCTGAAAGAGACAAGTTTAATGATGATGATATTAAAAATATGAAAATTTTAAACTATGTAGACTCATATGTAAATGAATTTTTCTTTGCAGATAGAATTATTATTGTTGAAGGGGATACTGAGTATATTGCTTTTAAACATCTGGCAAAGGTAAAGAATGAAAACTTGCACATAATTCGTGCTAGAGGTAAAGATACAATTGGAACCTTGATGAAAGTTCTTAACCAGTTTAATTCTAATTATGATGTTTTACATGATGTAGATAATCATAGAAAGCACTCCTCTTCAACATTAAAAGGTCAACTTACGAAGTGTAAAAAAATATTTAAACTTAAAGAAGGCAGTAATATAAGGGTTTTCGCTTCAATAGCAAACTTTGAAAATGCTATAGGTATTGGAGACGTTCTAAATGATAAAAAAACTCAAACAATATATGAAGTGTTACATGGAACCTCTGGTACAGATGAATTTGTTAAAGCTAGACGAATAGTGGGGAATTTATTTGATCAAATAATAAACCGAGATAGTGAAAAAACTTTAAATGATGGATTCCGCAGAATAAACAGTGAAGAAGATTATGAGGAATTATTTGCTCCTTTGATAGAACAAAAAATTAATGAAGAAATGGAAGAGAGGAAAAAAGAGACGGAGAAGAAAAAACAAGAAGAAGAGAAAGTGGTTTCTCAATAA